From Chryseotalea sp. WA131a:
AAAAGGAAGTAAGACTCTTTACAGCAAAAAACCCCTCCGTCTGAGGGGTTTTTTGTTACCTAAACCTAAACCTATGAGAGAATTACTCTACTCTGCATATAAGAACGGAGAATGGTTATTGGAGTTACATTCTTTGATAAAAAAAATTTAAGCGCGATTAAGTGCTAAAATCTGATTGGGCTAGCAACTCCCAATAAAACATTATTTTTTTAGCTTATCGGCAAATTGCTTTTTGAATTTATCCACCTTTGGCCGAATAACGTACTGACAATAGCCCTGATTGGGGTTCAGCTCATAATAGTTTTGATGGTAGTCTTCAGCAGGATAAAAAGTGGTCAAGGTTGTAATTTCAGTAACAATCGGGTTTTTATACACATGCGATGCTTCCAATTGTTTTTTATAAGCCTCCGCAAGAGCTTTCTGATTTTCATCGGCATAAAAAACGGCTGAGCGATACTGTGTGCCTTCGTCAGCGCCTTGGCGGTTTAAGGTAGTAGGGTCGTGGGTATTCCAAAAAACTTCCAGCAGCTCTTCAAACGAAACCACCGCAGGGTCGAATGTGATTTGGGTAACCTCGGCATGGCCGGTCATACCCGTGCAAATCTCGCGATAGGTTGGGTTTTTGACTTTGCCACCAGTGTAGCCCGATACTACTTTGGTGACGCCTTTTACGTTTAAAAACACCGCTTCGGTACACCAAAAGCAGCCTGCGCCAAAGGTGGCGGTTTGTACATTAGTTGTTTCCACTTTTTTAGTTTGAGATTGTGCCTTTGCCTGAAGAATTGCCACCAGAGCAAAGGCGGTTAGTAATTTTATCATAGCTAGGTCTTATAACTTAAACTAGGATAAAATGGTTTAGAGCGGTGCATATTTGTCGTGCCTTTGTCAAAAGTATTGCTAATACCTACTATAAAACCCTCTCAACTGCTGTGTCAAATTGTTCTGCAGGTTGCTCATCGCTTGCTGATATAAGTTATCATCGTTAGGGTATCCTTCTGCTCGTTTGCACAAATTTGCTTGGTCACCATTCAGTGCACGCACATCGCCTTTGTAGGTCGCCCAATCATACTGCCAGCGAGCAACCCCATCTACGGTGGTGTTTTGCAAATACGAATTGTTGGATGCATCGGTGATAGTAAGAGTAGCCTCACTTTTGGCATTTTTTACTTTTGTATAAATGGTTAAAGTGGCCTTTACGGTTTCCATCACATCTTGTGTTTTGCCATCGGGCAATTTTTTCTCTCCTACCTTTATACTTCGCTCAATATTTTCTGTTCGTGATGAAAGCATCGCGCGGTTGTCCTGATAAAACCTATTGAAGACCAATCGTAGTATTTGCTGAGGAGGAACCGTATCGCGTTGGGCTACCGGTTTAAAGGACAAAAACTGCCGCTGCAATGAATTGATGATGGGCTGAAAGCTGCCGTAGTTGATGCGCGAGGCATTGATTTCTTCATAAGCCACGCGTAGCGTAGCGTTAAACTCAGCTTGATTCATCATTTCAATTACCTCGCGGTAGCCTTGTTCATAGCCATTGGCTTCTTTAAATGCGAAGTAAGCTTGCTTGGCATCGTTTCGCGTGTTTTTCATCATGAACTGAATGCCATCTTGATAGCTCTCTTCAGCTGCCTTGGGCTTTGCATCGGCCAACTCTTTAAATTTGGTTACGGGGTTGGTGATAACCTTCATCGCGCCCAGCGAGGTTTTTATTTGGTCGTTGAGATTATTGATTTTAGTGTAACCGTCTACTGCGTTGCGCCACTTGCGTGGATTGTCGGAATTGATGCCGTTTTGGATACTCATGTTGATGAAATCTACGGCCAGCGGATAGGCTTGTGTCAAAACAACGGTAGCCTTTTTATGGGTGGGGCTTCCGCGCAAGCGATTGACTGAGTTTATTACAGCATCGTAATAATCGCCTTGCTTTAAGGCAGCTTTTCCAGAAGAGCATGAATCGAAGAGGATAAACAAAAAGAAAAGGGC
This genomic window contains:
- the msrA gene encoding peptide-methionine (S)-S-oxide reductase MsrA, which translates into the protein MIKLLTAFALVAILQAKAQSQTKKVETTNVQTATFGAGCFWCTEAVFLNVKGVTKVVSGYTGGKVKNPTYREICTGMTGHAEVTQITFDPAVVSFEELLEVFWNTHDPTTLNRQGADEGTQYRSAVFYADENQKALAEAYKKQLEASHVYKNPIVTEITTLTTFYPAEDYHQNYYELNPNQGYCQYVIRPKVDKFKKQFADKLKK